The Betta splendens chromosome 4, fBetSpl5.4, whole genome shotgun sequence genome contains a region encoding:
- the LOC114854811 gene encoding protein ANKUB1-like codes for MKLFLTSSCSDVFLFNTGMTLRLDSWDGWRAFLHGCLLGCRITVQSHLSEEKTVMQFQLRVALYTAASLGHLKLADWLMGRGVQADEPVGVHPYRQWCHQTAHRDTGKCPIHVAAESGQLLILKLFVTNNVSTLACQDPEGREPLKIAIQHGHRDCVRNLANKLCSVVSPLPMRIYLQMKRWGSVGKKRVALGQWQGWSAVLQARLLLVDGFGQSKMSTKPIKAETQHRGGIRVKAQHLLTANLPKLSLQRGNDFREIQRRHNNVIKHHRARMDEIKGGDKNKLILPPVSRDTYSTESYNTASGESSLCFGQATRQNAVYCLNVARTFTGKPWSKQLGIARTLIRKRLRSMA; via the exons atgaaattatttttgaCATCTTCCTGcagtgatgtgtttttgtttaacacAGGCATGACTCTCCGTTTAGACTCATGGGATGGATGGAGAGCGTTCCTCCATGGTTGCCTCCTGGGCTGCAGAATAACAGTGCAGAGCCACCTATCGGAGGAAAAGACAGTGATGCA GTTCCAGCTTCGGGTAGCGCTGTATACCGCTGCCTCTCTAGGCCACCTGAAGTTGGCAGACTGGCTCATGGGGAGGGGGGTACAGGCTGACGAGCCGGTAGGAGTCCACCCATACCGCCAGTGGTGCCACCAAACCGCCCATCGAGACACTGGGAAGTGTCCCATCCATGTGGCTGCAGAGAGCGGCCAGCTCCTCATACTAAAACTCTTCGTCACCAACAATGTTTCGACCTTGGCTTGTCAGGACCCGGAAGGTCGTGAGCCCTTGAAAATTGCCATTCAGCATGGACACAGGGATTGTGTGCGCAACTTAGCCAATAAGCTGTGCTCAGTAGTATCTCCCCTGCCCATGCGTATATATCTCCAGATGAAACGCTGGGGGAGTGTGGGGAAGAAAAGAGTAGCCTTGGGTCAATGGCAGGGCTGGAGTGCTGTACTCCAAGCCAGGCTGTTGTTGGTCGATGGCTTTGGTCAGTCTAAGATGTCTACGAAACCCATCAAAGCAGAAACCCAACACAGAGGAGGAATCAGAGTTAAAGCTCAGCATCTCTTAACAGCCAATTTACCAAAACTCAGCTTGCAACGTGGGAATGACTTCAGAGAGATTCAGAGAAGACACAATAATGTTATAAAACACCACAGAGCCAGAATGGATGAAATAAAGGGGGGAGACAAGAACAAGTTGATACTGCCACCAGTGAGCAGAGACACATATTCCACAGAGTCTTACAACACTGCATCTGGCGAGTCTTCTCTTTGCTTTGGACAAGCAACAAGACAGAATGCTGTTTACTGCTTGAATGTAGCCAG GACCTTCACAGGGAAACCGTGGTCAAAACAGCTGGGCATTGCACGAACCCTGATCCGCAAGCGTCTCCGCTCCATGGCCTGA